In Hallerella succinigenes, the following are encoded in one genomic region:
- the thiF gene encoding thiamine biosynthesis protein ThiF: MSNLPSKEEMFRALVERQGLENVQKLQAATVAVCGLGGLGSNVAIALARAGVGKLILVDCDTVDVTNLHRQQYKACQVGMPKTDALSQNLKEIAPYIQIETHFVRMTEESTLALVDRADVVCEAFDKAEAKAMLVNTVLEKNPGQVLVAASGMAGFDSANTILTRKVMKNFYLCGDGTSDVNQGIGLIAPRVMACAAHEALTIIRILCGMENKIAKKECENGK; the protein is encoded by the coding sequence ATGTCGAACCTCCCTTCTAAAGAAGAAATGTTCCGGGCTCTAGTCGAACGACAGGGCTTAGAAAATGTGCAAAAGTTGCAGGCGGCGACGGTGGCGGTTTGCGGCCTTGGCGGTCTAGGTTCGAATGTGGCGATTGCGCTTGCTCGCGCTGGAGTGGGGAAGCTCATTTTGGTCGACTGCGATACGGTGGATGTCACGAATTTGCACCGTCAGCAGTATAAGGCGTGCCAGGTGGGGATGCCCAAAACGGACGCTCTTTCCCAGAATCTGAAAGAGATCGCGCCTTACATTCAAATAGAAACGCATTTTGTCCGCATGACCGAAGAAAGCACGCTCGCCCTGGTCGACCGTGCAGATGTTGTCTGCGAAGCCTTTGACAAAGCCGAAGCGAAGGCGATGCTTGTGAACACGGTCCTCGAAAAAAATCCTGGACAGGTTCTGGTTGCCGCATCGGGAATGGCGGGCTTTGATTCGGCGAATACCATCTTGACCCGAAAGGTCATGAAAAACTTTTACCTGTGCGGAGACGGCACAAGCGACGTGAATCAGGGCATTGGACTGATAGCCCCGCGCGTGATGGCTTGTGCAGCGCATGAGGCTTTGACAATTATCCGCATTCTTTGCGGAATGGAAAATAAAATCGCAAAGAAGGAATGTGAAAATGGAAAATGA